The genomic window TCTCCAGCATGGCGCGGAGCGTCGGCCCATTGGACATGGGGTTGTTCGGGTGCTGCGTGTAGTCGCCCTCGCCCAGGCCCGCGCCGCCGTGCTGCGCGCTGGCGATGACGTACATGCGCACGTTGTCCTCAAAGTCCAGGTCGTCGCCGTTGCGCGGGTCCGTGTGCCCCAGCGACGCGTGCCGCTGCCAGTACTCGGTGTTGGTGTGCGTGTGTACCACCAGCGGGTCCGACTCCGGTCGCTTCAGGACGGCGTCCACCTCCTCCGTGAACGGGTCCGGCACCGCCGAGTAGGCGAACGGGTACCACTCCGAGGGCCACTGGTGCTCCTCGTGCTGCCGTGGGTAGCGCCCTACCTGCGCGAAGCGGATGTTGAGGAAGACGCGCCCGCCGCCCGACACGTGCGGGTAGACGGCGTCGAAAACCCGCCGGCCCGTCGGGTCGACGTTGTAGCCGTCGTAGATGAACTGCCGCACCACCCGCGACGAGAGCGATTGCCCGTAGGTGTACACCTTGTCGACCGAGCCCGCGAGCGGGTTCGCGTTGCCGTCGGCGTCCTCGTCGTCGTACCGCAGGAAGGAGAGCAGGTCGCGGACGCCCACAAGGCCAAGTCCCATGACCCGCGACCGGCTGGTGGCGTAGATGAGCTCGTAGATGTGGCCGGGCTGGAAGCCATCCTTCAGGTACAGGTGCGTCTTGGAGGGCATGACCTTCACGTTGCCCGTTGCGTCCGGCCCGATTGTGGCGAAGGACCACTCGTCGCGCGGCACGTCCTCACGCTCGTCACGCTCCAGCTCCCGGCGCGTCAGCGTTGCGCCGTCTGGGTCGATCGGCTCGTAGCTGCGAATGGCCTTGTGGCCGCTGAGGGGGATGGAGAGCACGCCGGGGTCGTTGGCGATGAACTCCTGCCGCACAACGCCCTCCACGGGCTTACCGTTCTCCATCGCCTCGGGCAGGTCGCATGTGATCAGGCCGTCGCCGGGCAGCAGGTCGCCCTGCCAGCCCGAGAAGACAACAGTGTAGCCCTTTCGCATCAGGTAGCCGTTGCCGGCATCGGCCAGCGTGATCGGGTCCGGCGACCGTGGCGAGTCGTTGAAGCTCGACAGCGCCGTCCGGTTGCCCCGGTTGTTGACGTCGTACAGGATGCGCCGGTTCCCCTTGTCCAGGTCCACCGGCTTCAGGATGTCGAGGTCGGCGCTGAACTCCACCAACCCCTTGTCATTGCGCGGGGCGAGCTGCAAGTCGACGACGTTGCCGTTGGACGGGTCGTCGGGATCGAGGGCGAAGTGGACTTTGCCCACCAGTCGCTCGTACGGCCCAACGTCGCCGAACGAGTGGCCGTCGGCAAAGCCGAGCTGCTTGTTGAGGTCCAGGCGAATCTCCGTGTTCATGGCGTTTCTCCCATAGCGTAGTCAGAGACGTGCTTGTGACGCGTGCAGTCTATGCGGACGCGATTCGGCTGGCAAGGCATTGCCCATGCGCATAGCCTATACTGGCAACGACCGGAATACTGACGGGCACGCGAAAGGGGCAGCAATGCGGCTGGAAGGCAAGGTAGCAATAATCACCGGCGCCGCGCGCGGCATGGGCGCCGAAGAGGCCCGGATGTTCGCTCGTGAGGGCGCAAAGGTCGCCGTCGCCGACATCGCCGAGGAGGAGGCGCAGGCGGTCGTGGCCGAGATCGCAGAGGCGGGCGGAGAGGCGATGTTCCTCTCTCTCAATGTGGCCAGCGAGGAAAACTGGGCGGAGGCGGTTGCCACCGTGGTGGCCCGGTTCGGCGGTGTGGACATCCTCGTGAACAACGCCGGCGTCGACGGCGCCCA from Chloroflexota bacterium includes these protein-coding regions:
- a CDS encoding alpha/beta hydrolase domain-containing protein; the encoded protein is MNTEIRLDLNKQLGFADGHSFGDVGPYERLVGKVHFALDPDDPSNGNVVDLQLAPRNDKGLVEFSADLDILKPVDLDKGNRRILYDVNNRGNRTALSSFNDSPRSPDPITLADAGNGYLMRKGYTVVFSGWQGDLLPGDGLITCDLPEAMENGKPVEGVVRQEFIANDPGVLSIPLSGHKAIRSYEPIDPDGATLTRRELERDEREDVPRDEWSFATIGPDATGNVKVMPSKTHLYLKDGFQPGHIYELIYATSRSRVMGLGLVGVRDLLSFLRYDDEDADGNANPLAGSVDKVYTYGQSLSSRVVRQFIYDGYNVDPTGRRVFDAVYPHVSGGGRVFLNIRFAQVGRYPRQHEEHQWPSEWYPFAYSAVPDPFTEEVDAVLKRPESDPLVVHTHTNTEYWQRHASLGHTDPRNGDDLDFEDNVRMYVIASAQHGGAGLGEGDYTQHPNNPMSNGPTLRAMLENMDQWATNGTAPPESLVPRRADGTLDWWEEVIGNYPSIPGFNLPPSPSRLPKYDYGPDFERGHISAHPPQPVPGQEYHLQLPVVDDDGNDLGGIRTPEIQTPVGTHTGWSLRKEGVGTGDFFSLSGSFVPFARTRVEREATGDPRPSIEERYASHDEYVQRIQAAAEALVGQRLLLQEDADRYVKAARNRNPLDPNVPLAPLALTN